A genomic region of Nostoc sp. UHCC 0702 contains the following coding sequences:
- a CDS encoding YajQ family cyclic di-GMP-binding protein, translating to MASTYSFDIVSDFDRQELVNAVDQVVRDIKSRYDLKDTQTNVELGENSITVSTDSEFTLDSVHTILREKAAKRNLSQKIFDFGKVESASGNRVRQEITLKKGISQEIAKQISKLIRDEFKKVQASIQGDAVRVTAKSKDDLQIVIQRLKQEDYPVALQFTNYR from the coding sequence ATGGCCTCTACTTATTCCTTTGACATTGTGAGTGATTTTGATCGACAAGAACTAGTTAACGCCGTCGATCAAGTTGTGCGAGACATCAAAAGTCGTTATGACCTCAAAGATACTCAAACGAATGTCGAGTTAGGTGAAAACAGCATTACTGTTAGTACTGACAGCGAGTTTACCTTAGATTCTGTTCACACTATCCTGCGGGAAAAAGCTGCCAAACGTAACCTTTCCCAGAAAATTTTTGATTTTGGCAAAGTGGAATCAGCCAGCGGGAACCGTGTGCGTCAAGAAATCACACTGAAAAAAGGTATCAGCCAGGAAATTGCTAAGCAAATTTCCAAATTAATCCGCGACGAATTCAAAAAAGTGCAAGCCTCAATTCAAGGTGATGCTGTACGAGTCACAGCCAAATCTAAAGATGACTTGCAAATTGTCATCCAGCGGTTGAAGCAAGAAGATTATCCTGTTGCTTTACAATTTACAAACTATCGTTAA
- a CDS encoding glutathione S-transferase family protein — MLKLYGGARSRASIVHWYIEELGVPYEFVLLDMQVGEHRQPEYLKINPIGKVPAIVDGDFKLWESGAILLYLADKYGKTPLSPEERAELSQWVLFANATLGPGIFVEANREREMPRLLTTLNEIFERQPFLLGEEFSVADVAVGSILSYIPLFLKLDLSSYPAVVNYLNQVSERPAFQKTIGKRA; from the coding sequence ATGCTGAAACTTTATGGCGGCGCTCGTAGTCGTGCATCAATTGTCCACTGGTATATAGAGGAACTCGGAGTTCCCTACGAATTCGTCCTGCTAGATATGCAGGTGGGTGAACACCGCCAGCCTGAATACCTAAAAATTAACCCCATAGGTAAAGTTCCGGCAATTGTTGATGGGGATTTTAAGCTTTGGGAGTCAGGGGCGATTTTGCTGTATCTTGCCGATAAGTATGGCAAAACCCCACTTTCACCAGAAGAACGTGCTGAACTTTCCCAGTGGGTGCTATTCGCCAATGCTACACTCGGCCCAGGAATTTTTGTAGAAGCAAATCGAGAGCGGGAAATGCCTCGCTTATTGACTACCCTGAATGAAATTTTTGAGCGGCAACCTTTTTTATTGGGAGAAGAATTCAGTGTTGCTGATGTCGCAGTAGGTTCTATCCTGAGTTACATTCCCCTCTTCCTGAAGCTAGACCTTAGCTCCTACCCAGCAGTGGTGAACTATTTGAACCAAGTGTCTGAACGACCAGCTTTTCAAAAAACTATTGGGAAACGAGCCTGA
- a CDS encoding tetratricopeptide repeat protein: MNSHSFLASGDQQNNCYQFVVKNTLQAQEDGANGSGESVLGDGYLRSCALRLAQQGDYTEAIALLNQLVHRHPQNAVDYNNRGLIYFQSGEAQKALHDYNTALQLNPNLASAYNNRANYYAACGELTEALADYDRAIDLHPSHVRAWINRGITLRDLGQYEEAIDNFEVALLFGQLEGHIWAERGRTYHLWGDWNCAIADYRRALTQLPSLDNKRDIAGCRLRLQIENWLNELLSG, translated from the coding sequence ATGAATAGTCACTCATTTTTAGCTTCTGGCGACCAGCAAAATAACTGTTATCAATTTGTTGTGAAAAATACATTGCAGGCTCAAGAGGATGGGGCTAATGGTAGCGGTGAATCTGTTTTAGGTGACGGCTACTTACGCTCTTGCGCTTTAAGGTTAGCTCAGCAAGGAGATTATACTGAGGCGATCGCACTGTTAAACCAACTAGTTCACCGCCATCCACAAAATGCAGTTGACTACAATAACCGAGGATTGATCTATTTTCAAAGTGGTGAAGCGCAAAAAGCTTTGCACGACTATAATACCGCGCTACAACTTAACCCTAACTTGGCTAGTGCTTATAACAATCGGGCAAATTACTATGCAGCCTGTGGGGAATTAACAGAAGCACTTGCTGATTACGATCGGGCCATTGATTTGCATCCTAGTCATGTGCGGGCGTGGATTAACCGAGGTATTACCTTGCGTGACTTGGGACAATATGAGGAGGCAATTGATAATTTTGAGGTAGCACTGCTTTTTGGTCAGCTAGAAGGTCATATTTGGGCTGAACGCGGCAGAACTTACCACCTTTGGGGTGATTGGAATTGTGCGATCGCTGATTATCGTCGCGCCCTCACTCAGCTACCCTCCCTGGATAACAAAAGGGATATTGCTGGTTGCCGTTTGCGTTTACAAATCGAAAATTGGTTAAATGAACTGCTTTCTGGCTAA
- a CDS encoding photosystem I reaction center subunit XII: MLMSNALLLATSISDTQVYIALVVALIPGVLAWRLATELYK; encoded by the coding sequence ATGCTTATGTCAAACGCGCTGTTGCTCGCTACCTCTATCTCAGACACTCAAGTCTATATTGCTCTTGTTGTGGCTTTGATTCCAGGAGTTCTGGCTTGGCGTTTAGCAACAGAACTTTACAAATAA
- a CDS encoding FGGY-family carbohydrate kinase produces the protein MTFYLGIDFGTSGARGIVIDEAGCIQAQVRYPGKMLEADQWNSALWSLLAEISEELRREIQAIAINGTSSTVLLCDAAGKPVDAPLFYNDGRGSVVLEQLKTVAPPNHTVLSATSSLAKLLWMSQQPFFAEAKYFLHQADWLAFLLHGQLGISDYHNALKLGYDVEELKYPKWIEKLQLPIHLPQVLPPGTPIAEISREVADKFHFRHDCLICAGTTDSIAAFVASGAKLPGEAVTSLGSTLVLKLLSHKRLEDARYGIYSHRLGDLWLTGGASNTGGAVLGKFFTDAELASLSRKIDASKVSELDYYPLLQTGDRFPINDPHLSPRLEPRPDNPVEFLHGLLESITRIEAHGYELLQQMGADKLTFVYTAGGGAANSAWTAIRQRYLKVPVVSSVNTEAAYGTALLAMRGSN, from the coding sequence ATGACTTTTTACCTGGGGATCGACTTTGGTACTTCTGGCGCACGGGGTATCGTGATTGATGAGGCAGGTTGTATCCAGGCACAAGTGCGATATCCTGGGAAAATGTTAGAGGCAGATCAATGGAATTCTGCTTTATGGAGCTTATTAGCGGAAATTTCTGAGGAATTGCGACGAGAGATTCAAGCGATCGCTATCAACGGTACTTCTTCTACTGTCTTGTTGTGTGATGCAGCTGGCAAGCCTGTAGATGCACCTTTATTTTATAATGATGGGCGGGGATCAGTTGTGTTAGAGCAGTTGAAAACTGTAGCGCCACCCAATCATACTGTATTAAGTGCTACTTCTAGTCTTGCGAAACTTCTGTGGATGTCGCAACAACCATTTTTTGCAGAAGCCAAATATTTTCTGCATCAAGCCGATTGGTTAGCGTTTCTGCTGCATGGACAGTTGGGTATTAGCGATTACCACAATGCTTTAAAGCTGGGTTATGACGTGGAAGAATTGAAATACCCAAAATGGATAGAGAAACTGCAATTACCGATACATTTACCTCAAGTTTTGCCTCCTGGTACTCCTATTGCTGAAATCAGCCGTGAGGTTGCAGATAAGTTTCATTTTCGACATGATTGTCTCATATGTGCTGGTACTACTGATAGTATTGCTGCTTTTGTTGCCAGTGGTGCAAAATTGCCTGGTGAAGCTGTGACTTCCCTAGGTTCAACTTTGGTACTTAAATTATTGAGTCACAAGCGGTTAGAGGATGCGCGATATGGAATTTATAGCCATCGCTTGGGTGATTTGTGGCTGACTGGTGGTGCATCTAATACTGGAGGTGCGGTGCTAGGAAAATTTTTCACAGATGCAGAGTTAGCAAGCCTTAGCAGGAAGATTGATGCATCAAAAGTTAGCGAGTTAGATTATTATCCCTTGTTGCAGACAGGCGATCGCTTTCCCATTAACGATCCTCATCTATCCCCACGCTTGGAACCACGCCCAGATAATCCTGTAGAGTTTCTGCATGGTTTGTTAGAAAGCATCACCCGCATAGAAGCACATGGCTATGAATTATTACAACAAATGGGAGCAGATAAGTTAACTTTTGTTTATACAGCTGGCGGTGGCGCAGCGAATTCTGCTTGGACTGCAATTCGTCAACGATATTTAAAAGTACCTGTAGTTTCATCAGTGAATACAGAAGCCGCATACGGGACGGCGTTGTTAGCGATGCGGGGAAGTAATTAG
- a CDS encoding DUF2357 domain-containing protein, with product MDLPPTSKLSFLNDKGEIIKAPAEWQPAYLEIHVPQEKIEQVQLWLQDKEIPISVRRLGGKFRVLAEWPRSNAGYHRLRLEYENDIEEQTIAVWPQKISREAFAHMLEDLDSRLPTSVAIGLQRNGALAGLKLPKLNETTLAQELVRLRRAINGTDNRLGLSKILNQLAHDPHKILKTNEIWVRQEQVRRPSPGGLVQAFFRGHNLDASGRPIRLPDLRFEHTFDVYENQLVKLFFELVNHRLRRVQQAFEADSKDKPLEEIKSLFHQLKKARQLATFLDEVSQPKYLPNQITMVLLNRPLYHAALEGYLEFIRSPAVHLDESDLDAPLEKLHKLYQIWGTLWVIATLLEVAMQKGYQIETQSLVRRDKTGVYVRILPNGQPALVLIHPQHKTRIKLIPERSYGKDGELHSATGRQQIPDVAIEVEESNKSQHVYLFDPKYKLDDKGEPLKEDTDKMQVYREDIRDREGKRVVRYAAILYPGSFKLYPKAGIDALRAYPGDETALQKRLYEVLDKALEVS from the coding sequence GGATTTACCTCCTACTTCTAAACTGAGTTTTCTTAACGACAAAGGCGAAATTATAAAGGCTCCTGCTGAGTGGCAACCTGCTTATTTGGAAATTCACGTACCTCAAGAAAAGATAGAACAAGTGCAGCTTTGGCTTCAAGATAAAGAAATCCCAATTTCAGTAAGGCGTTTGGGTGGAAAGTTTCGAGTATTGGCTGAATGGCCTCGTTCAAATGCTGGCTACCACCGACTGCGACTTGAGTATGAAAATGACATTGAGGAACAGACAATTGCTGTTTGGCCTCAAAAAATTAGTCGTGAAGCTTTTGCTCACATGTTGGAGGATCTTGATTCTCGTTTGCCAACCTCAGTAGCAATAGGTTTACAACGTAACGGAGCTTTAGCTGGTTTGAAATTACCAAAATTAAACGAAACTACTTTAGCTCAGGAATTGGTTCGTTTACGCCGGGCTATTAATGGCACAGATAATAGACTAGGATTGAGTAAGATTTTGAATCAACTTGCTCACGATCCTCATAAAATCCTTAAAACTAATGAAATTTGGGTTAGGCAAGAACAAGTCCGTAGACCTTCTCCTGGTGGACTAGTTCAAGCTTTTTTCCGAGGTCATAACTTGGATGCTAGTGGAAGACCAATTCGTTTACCAGATTTACGATTTGAACATACTTTTGATGTTTATGAAAATCAGCTAGTTAAGTTATTTTTTGAGCTTGTTAATCACAGACTTAGACGAGTTCAGCAAGCTTTTGAAGCTGACTCTAAAGATAAACCTTTGGAAGAGATTAAGTCTCTGTTTCACCAATTAAAAAAGGCTCGTCAACTAGCAACTTTTCTTGATGAAGTGAGCCAGCCTAAATATTTGCCTAATCAAATTACGATGGTTTTATTAAACCGTCCACTTTATCATGCTGCTTTGGAAGGTTATTTAGAATTTATCAGAAGTCCTGCTGTGCATTTGGATGAGTCAGACCTTGATGCACCTTTAGAGAAGCTGCACAAACTTTACCAAATTTGGGGTACTTTGTGGGTAATTGCAACGCTGCTGGAAGTAGCTATGCAGAAAGGATACCAAATTGAAACCCAGTCTTTAGTCCGTAGGGATAAAACAGGAGTCTACGTCAGAATTTTACCCAATGGACAACCAGCATTAGTTTTAATTCACCCACAACACAAGACAAGAATCAAGTTAATCCCTGAACGAAGCTATGGGAAAGATGGAGAACTGCACAGTGCTACTGGTCGCCAACAGATTCCTGATGTTGCAATTGAGGTGGAAGAATCTAACAAATCTCAGCACGTCTACCTCTTTGACCCTAAATATAAGCTTGATGATAAAGGGGAACCTCTGAAAGAAGACACTGACAAGATGCAGGTTTACCGCGAAGACATCCGAGATCGTGAGGGTAAAAGAGTTGTTCGCTATGCCGCAATTCTCTACCCTGGTTCTTTCAAATTATATCCAAAGGCAGGGATTGATGCTCTACGTGCTTATCCAGGAGATGAAACTGCTTTACAAAAGCGCTTATATGAGGTTTTAGACAAAGCCCTTGAGGTTTCCTAA